In Tripterygium wilfordii isolate XIE 37 chromosome 15, ASM1340144v1, whole genome shotgun sequence, one DNA window encodes the following:
- the LOC120016291 gene encoding glycolipid transfer protein 2-like isoform X1, translating into MKRTREVERRSEIKCAIEELSMFVKLKPPDGDNYDSAQIPTKSFLCICNLILQVLDKIGPTMAVLRQDIYQNIQRIEVLCESDSAVNSNLVEMLKKETSEGTAKKGNTSSKAFVWLTRTLDFTVALLLRLSKDPGQNMEQAVEESYNITLKPWHGWISSAAFKVALKLVPDRKTFFDILMAKDESYKTLTEDIQNYVTFLAPMLEHIHSTLVKVYLRRNFGANQKH; encoded by the exons ATGAAGAGGACAAGAGAAGTGGAGAGAAGATCAGAAATAAAGTGTGCCATTGAAGAACTCTCCATGTTTGTCAAACTTAAGCCTCCCGATGGTGATAATTACGATTCTGCTCAAATACCCACCAAGTCTTTTCTCTGTATTTGCAATTTGATTCTACAAGTTCTTG ATAAGATAGGCCCAACAATGGCTGTTTTGAGACAAGACATTTATCAGAATATTCAG AGGATAGAGGTGCTTTGCGAATCTGATTCTGCAGTGAATTCGAATTTGGTTGAGATGTTGAAGAAAGAGACCAGTGAAGGGACTGCAAAAAAGGGCAACACCTCCAGTAAAGCCTTTGTTTGGCTTACCAG AACATTGGATTTTACGGTGGCTTTATTACTAAGATTATCGAAGGATCCGGGGCAGAACATGGAACAAGCAGTGGAAGAGTCATATAACATCACTCTGAAGCCATGGCATGGATGGATTTCATCTGCTGCTTTTAAA GTAGCTCTGAAACTAGTACCTGATAGAAAGACTTTCTTTGATATTCTCATGGCGAAGGACGAAAGCTATAAAACCCTTACTGAGGATATCCAAAATTACGTTACGTTCCTTGCGCCCATGTTAGAACACATCCACTCCACTCTG GTTAAAGTCTATCTAAGGAGAAATTTTGGGGCAAATCAAAAGCATTGA
- the LOC120016291 gene encoding glycolipid transfer protein 3-like isoform X2 encodes MKRTREVERRSEIKCAIEELSMFVKLKPPDGDNYDSAQIPTKSFLCICNLILQVLDKIGPTMAVLRQDIYQNIQRIEVLCESDSAVNSNLVEMLKKETSEGTAKKGNTSSKAFVWLTRTLDFTVALLLRLSKDPGQNMEQAVEESYNITLKPWHGWISSAAFKVALKLVPDRKTFFDILMAKDESYKTLTEDIQNYVTFLAPMLEHIHSTLRFYDLDRLKSI; translated from the exons ATGAAGAGGACAAGAGAAGTGGAGAGAAGATCAGAAATAAAGTGTGCCATTGAAGAACTCTCCATGTTTGTCAAACTTAAGCCTCCCGATGGTGATAATTACGATTCTGCTCAAATACCCACCAAGTCTTTTCTCTGTATTTGCAATTTGATTCTACAAGTTCTTG ATAAGATAGGCCCAACAATGGCTGTTTTGAGACAAGACATTTATCAGAATATTCAG AGGATAGAGGTGCTTTGCGAATCTGATTCTGCAGTGAATTCGAATTTGGTTGAGATGTTGAAGAAAGAGACCAGTGAAGGGACTGCAAAAAAGGGCAACACCTCCAGTAAAGCCTTTGTTTGGCTTACCAG AACATTGGATTTTACGGTGGCTTTATTACTAAGATTATCGAAGGATCCGGGGCAGAACATGGAACAAGCAGTGGAAGAGTCATATAACATCACTCTGAAGCCATGGCATGGATGGATTTCATCTGCTGCTTTTAAA GTAGCTCTGAAACTAGTACCTGATAGAAAGACTTTCTTTGATATTCTCATGGCGAAGGACGAAAGCTATAAAACCCTTACTGAGGATATCCAAAATTACGTTACGTTCCTTGCGCCCATGTTAGAACACATCCACTCCACTCTG AGATTCTATGATTTGGACAGGTTAAAGTCTATCTAA